In the Telopea speciosissima isolate NSW1024214 ecotype Mountain lineage chromosome 2, Tspe_v1, whole genome shotgun sequence genome, one interval contains:
- the LOC122651451 gene encoding uncharacterized protein LOC122651451, whose amino-acid sequence MAIVKNNFRVSKLDGEFSPVSRDSMSTDEDELRKRSSTSESDNDDDEDEDGVDSGAGSDDFDMSELGEIGEESCQLGGGNCSIPYELYDLPDLGEILTLDAWNNCLTEEDRFSLAEYLPDMDQETFMRTLKELFSGNNFHFGSPVAMLFDMLKEGLCEPRVTLYRQGLNFFQKREHYHLLRKYQNSMVGNLIQIKDAWENCAGYSIEERLRVLNIMRSQRSLMYEKMEARGLETDTSDRDESGEGFWGKRLKDMKLKPKIGRRDIYSVSPTLNNSSRGRPVPLEPVKYGKSNPKGILKFAGSKALSEKGFVGRFPSSIQPGLKSKSRAYRPTLALPRQDQVSGYDSDSAPRSRGQIRGEEDAEGPPYEMDHLRDRTHGTTISKVGSFKPGKKSKLFKTEDEYAAESLMGLPLAIPNDLHSHGRGRSFNQMAELETLKAKPSGEKSSYNYYSRVAGTKAKHSQKVQKSATKDQMKATKDQSQHLLRRGNQADWSVGRESIQRNKVKEEAFDVDYPVKHDEWSVKGKRWKMGKEFQTGKNSVGLDRKVKSHRTFPTQMDDMVFRSDYRTKASLDKVKKKSSLNGGLNMEELRSTNMYARSEETESDSSEQVSEEEFNPLRNKPGPRDVEGHRSTSTKAIADPKKGIKLGRKDREYAEALEQLRMADVDVYPSKGKQKGKIRNSSYMHTNVTGISEESGYAGFAKTDDDGKKAYKLGKNGHVQGEPGERLHLPSLKAYPPERKHKGKVDHDYSVPRSNYMHDYINEEKNNLHLKQRLVSDHGLTNKLGKKGQNSKAHLSDRHERSNLSLLGCNSKKRKGKTDVKYMDGPNESDQMQSSPQQQVEDPTSLKKRGKRKVEAETDSLAIQNSEPLVSERGAMDVEADVKPPKKPFTLITPTVHTGFSFSIIHLLSAVRMAMITRNAEDSSELDNHLSRTDGRRKSNNEEQSRKHERTNVDTNNSELVVQKTLPSLTVQEIVNRVRSNPGDPCILETQEPLQDLVRGVLKVFSSKTAPLGAKGWKPLVCYEKSTKSWSWIGPHTDSSSDLEAAEEETSSEAWALPHKMLVKLVDSFANWLKSGQETLQQIGSLPAPPVTLMQPNLDEKERFRDLRAQKSLTTISPSSEEVRAYFRKEELLRYSVPDRAFSYTAADGRKSIVAPLRRCGGKPTSKARDHFMLKPDRPPHVTILCLVRDAAARLPGSIGTRADVCTLIRDSQYIVENVSDAQINQVVSGALDRLHYERDPCVQFDGDRKLWVYLHREREEEDFEDDGTSSTKKWKRQRKDGTEQLDPGPLNISYHGSGEPIAGGPGYDLGSDLNVEPAPIHEGRRTELGYNDDSKQKIEDNVESYAGSGQGGMHLGWEARENKMLCQENSTNEDFDDETFSRERPFGLLSAGLS is encoded by the coding sequence ATGGCGATTGTAAAGAATAACTTTAGGGTTTCGAAATTGGATGGAGAGTTTTCTCCTGTGAGTAGAGACAGTATGTCGACTGATGAGGATGAACTTCGCAAGCGAAGCTCTACGTCAGAatctgataatgatgatgatgaagacgaAGACGGTGTGGACTCTGGAGCTGGTTCTGACGACTTCGATATGTCAGAATTGGGGGAAATTGGGGAAGAATCTTGTCAACTTGGTGGCGGTAACTGTAGTATTCCATACGAGCTCTATGATCTTCCGGATTTGGGGGAAATTCTCACATTGGATGCGTGGAACAATTGCTTGACTGAGGAGGATCGTTTTTCCCTTGCGGAATATCTTCCTGATATGGACCAGGAGACCTTTATGCGTACATTGAAAGAGCTCTTCTCTGGCAACAACTTCCATTTTGGAAGCCCAGTGGCCatgctctttgatatgttgaaGGAGGGACTATGTGAACCCAGAGTAACACTTTACAGGCAGGGTTTGAATTTCTTCCAGAAGCGGGAACACTACCACCTTCTGCGCAAGTATCAGAACTCTATGGTCGGTAATCTTATTCAGATAAAGGATGCATGGGAAAATTGTGCAGGATACAGCATTGAAGAGAGGCTTCGTGTTTTGAACATAATGAGAAGTCAGAGAAGTCTGATGTATGAAAAGATGGAAGCCAGGGGATTGGAGACTGATACTTCAGACAGGGACGAATCTGGTGAGGGTTTCTGGGGCAAGAGACTGAAGGACATGAAGCTCAAGCCAAAGATAGGTCGTCGTGATATATACTCAGTGAGTCCGACTTTGAATAATTCTTCTCGAGGAAGGCCTGTGCCCCTGGAACCTGTAAAATATGGAAAGTCAAATCCAAAAGGAATTTTGAAGTTTGCTGGGTCGAAGGCCCTTTCTGAGAAAGGGTTTGTGGGGCGCTTTCCTTCATCTATTCAGCCTGGCTTGAAAAGTAAATCTAGGGCTTATCGTCCGACATTAGCTCTTCCACGGCAAGATCAGGTCTCAGGGTATGATTCAGATTCTGCTCCACGGTCAAGGGGACAGATAAGAGGTGAGGAAGATGCAGAAGGACCACCCTATGAAATGGATCACCTGAGAGACCGAACGCATGGCACGACAATTTCTAAAGTTGGCTCGTTCAAACCGGGAAAGAAATCCAAATTGTTCAAAACTGAAGATGAGTATGCTGCTGAAAGTTTGATGGGTTTACCGCTGGCTATACCAAATGATTTACATTCTCATGGCAGGGGCAGGAGTTTTAATCAGATGGCAGAACTGGAAACATTGAAAGCTAAACCCAGTGGTGAAAAATCTTCTTATAATTATTATTCCCGAGTTGCTGGGACAAAGGCCAAGCATTCTCAGAAGGTTCAGAAATCTGCTACCAAAGATCAGATGAAGGCTACAAAGGATCAATCACAGCATCTGTTACGAAGAGGAAATCAAGCTGACTGGTCTGTTGGGAGGGAGTCCATTCAGCGCAacaaagtgaaagaagaagcCTTTGATGTGGATTATCCTGTTAAGCATGATGAATGGAGTGTTAAAGGCAAAAGGTGGAAGATGGGGAAGGAGTTTCAAACTGGTAAAAACAGTGTGGGTCTTGATCGTAAAGTTAAATCTCATAGAACTTTTCCTACCCAGATGGATGATATGGTATTCCGTTCTGATTATAGAACAAAGGCATCACTAGATAAGGTCAAGAAAAAATCTTCACTAAATGGAGGACTTAACATGGAAGAGCTTAGAAGCACCAATATGTATGCCCGAAGTGAGGAAACCGAGTCAGACTCATCAGAGCAGGTCAGCGAAGAAGAATTCAACCCTTTGAGAAATAAGCCAGGGCCAAGGGATGTGGAGGGTCATCGGTCTACTTCAACGAAAGCAATAGCAGATCCTAAAAAGGGCATTAAACTTGGGAGGAAAGACAGGGAGTATGCTGAGGCACTTGAACAGTTGCGTATGGCAGACGTAGATGTTTACCCAtcaaaagggaaacaaaaaggTAAGATACGCAATTCAAGTTACATGCACACCAATGTTACGGGAATCTCTGAGGAGAGTGGGTATGCTGGTTTCGCTAAAACTGATGATGATGGGAAAAAAGCTTACAAATTGGGGAAGAATGGCCATGTGCAGGGTGAACCTGGTGAAAGATTACACCTGCCGTCATTAAAGGCCTACCCTCCAGAGAGAAAGCATAAAGGAAAAGTCGATCATGATTATTCTGTGCCTCGGTCAAATTACATGCATGATTACATTAATGAGGAGAAAAACAATTTGCATCTAAAACAGAGGTTGGTGTCTGATCATGGATTAACCAATAAGTTAGGGAAGAAAGGTCAAAACTCTAAAGCTCATTTAAGTGATCGTCATGAAAGATCAAATTTGTCTTTGTTAGGCTGCAACTCCAAGAAGCGGAAGGGCAAAACTGATGTGAAATACATGGATGGACCAAATGAATCTGATCAAATGCAGTCTAGTCCTCAACAGCAGGTTGAAGATCCGACATCCTTGAAGAAACGTGGAAAACGGAAAGTGGAGGCTGAAACAGATTCTTTGGCTATTCAAAATTCTGAGCCACTGGTTTCGGAAAGGGGGGCTATGGATGTAGAGGCAGATGTAAAACCACCAAAGAAGCCATTTACTTTGATCACACCAACTGTTCACACTggcttctctttctccattATACATCTTCTTTCTGCAGTTCGCATGGCAATGATTACTCGTAATGCCGAAGATAGCTCAGAGCTTGACAACCATCTTAGCAGGACTGATGGAAGACGTAAATCTAATAATGAAGAGCAGAGCAGAAAGCATGAAAGAACTAATGTGGATACGAATAATTCAGAACTTGTGGTACAGAAGACCTTGCCCTCTCTCACTGTTCAAGAGATTGTCAACCGTGTGAGATCAAACCCTGGAGATCCTTGTATTCTTGAAACACAGGAGCCACTGCAGGATTTGGTCAGAGGAGTACTGAAGGTTTTTTCATCCAAAACAGCCCCTTTGGGAGCAAAGGGTTGGAAGCCGCTTGTCTGCTatgaaaaatcaacaaaaagtTGGTCCTGGATTGGACCGCATACTGATAGCTCATCAGACCTTGAGGCTGCTGAAGAAGAAACATCTTCTGAGGCTTGGGCTCTTCCTCACAAGATGCTTGTGAAGTTGGTTGATTCGTTTGCTAACTGGCTGAAAAGCGGTCAGGAAACTCTTCAGCAAATAGGAAGCCTTCCTGCTCCCCCTGTGACATTAATGCAGCCAAACTTGGATGAGAAGGAGAGGTTTAGAGATCTACGAGCTCAGAAGAGTCTCACCACTATCAGCCCAAGCTCTGAAGAAGTGAGGGCTTACTTTCGGAAGGAGGAACTTCTTAGGTACTCTGTTCCAGACAGGGCCTTTTCATACACTGCTGCTGATGGTAGAAAATCTATTGTTGCTCCTCTGAGAAGGTGTGGTGGTAAGCCAACATCCAAAGCCCGGGATCATTTTATGCTTAAGCCTGATCGGCCACCTCATGTTACGATTCTCTGTCTTGTGAGGGATGCAGCTGCCCGGTTGCCTGGAAGTATTGGCACCCGAGCAGATGTTTGTACCCTGATAAGAGATTCACAGTACATAGTGGAAAATGTCTCTGATGCACAAATTAACCAAGTTGTTAGTGGAGCCCTGGATCGTCTGCACTATGAACGTGATCCTTGTGTGCAATTTGATGGAGATAGGAAGTTATGGGTTTATTTacacagagaaagagaagaagaagattttgaagatgatGGAACCTCATCTACGAAGAAATGGAAAAGGCAAAGGAAAGATGGTACAGAGCAATTAGACCCTGGGCCGCTGAACATCTCTTATCATGGGTCTGGGGAGCCAATTGCAGGTGGCCCTGGATATGATTTGGGCTCTGATCTCAATGTTGAACCAGCGCCTATTCATGAAGGGAGGAGAACAGAGCTTGGATATAATGATGATTCTAAGCAAAAAATAGAGGATAATGTTGAGTCCTATGCTGGCTCTGGACAAGGTGGCATGCATCTGGGTTGGGAAGCTCGGGAAAACAAGATGTTGTGTCAAGAAAATTCTACAAATGAAGATTTTGATGATGAAACATTTAGTAGAGAAAGGCCATTTGGTCTCTTGAGTGCAGGCTTATCTTGA